Proteins co-encoded in one Armatimonadota bacterium genomic window:
- a CDS encoding Gfo/Idh/MocA family oxidoreductase, with the protein MSFRCAMLGCGPRANGHANAYSLIDRGEIVALCDMNTERLNQFGDTYGVAARYTDLDEMLEREKPDVVHCVTDPTLRVPLMTKLSEAGVPGVIVEKPVCIGAADYKALRRLEAESSTRFAVNHQLRHHPRILEFLGDVASGAIGEVRCIDASSVLPMSGQGVHVLDLLFAFNGYAQPTTVFGAGAGYDDINGTHPSPKTAEFMITFANGVRAMLQAGAGAPQFIEGPSWMHKRIAVYGTHGFRHWWMAGFERSMPDGTLDRQDHVYADEDIQGQAGLTNAMFDWLEDEAKPSPTNLATSLNEWAVILAGYLSTVEARPVDMPFDPPDDLLDRYRAFVGVA; encoded by the coding sequence ATGTCCTTCCGCTGCGCAATGCTGGGATGCGGCCCCCGGGCCAACGGCCATGCAAATGCCTATTCGCTCATTGATCGGGGCGAGATCGTGGCCCTGTGTGACATGAACACCGAGCGCCTCAATCAGTTCGGCGACACGTATGGTGTGGCCGCCCGGTACACCGACCTGGACGAGATGCTGGAGCGCGAGAAGCCCGATGTGGTGCACTGCGTCACCGACCCGACCCTCCGCGTTCCGCTGATGACGAAGCTGTCCGAAGCCGGCGTCCCGGGGGTCATCGTGGAGAAGCCCGTCTGCATCGGCGCTGCCGACTACAAGGCACTGCGCAGGCTGGAAGCGGAATCATCCACGCGGTTTGCCGTGAACCATCAATTGCGCCATCATCCGCGCATCCTCGAGTTCCTGGGCGACGTCGCAAGCGGCGCTATTGGCGAGGTCCGCTGCATCGACGCATCATCTGTACTACCCATGTCCGGCCAGGGAGTGCATGTGCTGGACCTGCTCTTCGCCTTCAATGGTTACGCCCAACCCACTACGGTTTTCGGCGCGGGCGCGGGTTACGATGACATCAACGGCACCCACCCCAGCCCGAAGACAGCCGAGTTCATGATCACATTCGCCAATGGCGTGAGGGCCATGCTGCAGGCCGGAGCAGGCGCACCGCAATTCATCGAAGGGCCAAGCTGGATGCACAAGCGGATCGCGGTCTACGGCACCCACGGCTTCCGGCACTGGTGGATGGCCGGCTTCGAGCGCTCCATGCCGGATGGCACCCTGGACAGACAGGACCACGTCTACGCGGATGAAGACATCCAGGGCCAGGCCGGGCTGACCAACGCCATGTTCGACTGGCTGGAAGACGAGGCGAAGCCTTCCCCCACGAATCTCGCGACCTCCCTGAACGAATGGGCGGTGATCCTTGCGGGATACCTGAGCACCGTGGAGGCACGACCGGTGGACATGCCCTTCGACCCGCCGGACGACCTGCTGGACCGCTACAGGGCGTTCGTGGGAGTTGCCTGA
- the amrA gene encoding AmmeMemoRadiSam system protein A has protein sequence MLSREQRARLLSVARESLRHAVGKGPAPDLTTDDPDLTRDSGAFVTLKMDGHLRGCIGYIEPVAPLIETVARMARAAALEDPRFDPVVASEEPRITIEISVMSPIEPVPDLGLIEVGRHGLVVEQGGRRGLLLPQVPGEWGWNREEFLAHTCMKAGLPPDAYKRGAKVYWFEAEVFGEEE, from the coding sequence ATGCTCAGCCGCGAACAGCGTGCCCGACTGCTATCCGTCGCCCGGGAGTCACTGCGCCACGCGGTGGGGAAGGGGCCCGCGCCGGACCTTACCACGGATGACCCCGACCTCACCCGGGACAGCGGTGCTTTCGTGACCCTGAAGATGGACGGCCACTTGCGGGGCTGCATCGGGTACATCGAACCCGTCGCCCCGCTCATTGAAACTGTGGCGCGCATGGCCCGGGCGGCGGCTCTTGAAGATCCGCGATTCGACCCGGTGGTGGCGAGCGAAGAGCCTCGCATCACCATCGAGATCTCTGTGATGTCGCCCATCGAGCCTGTCCCGGACCTGGGTCTCATCGAGGTCGGCAGGCACGGGCTTGTGGTGGAACAGGGCGGCCGCAGGGGGCTGCTCTTGCCCCAGGTGCCGGGAGAATGGGGCTGGAACCGCGAGGAGTTCCTGGCACACACCTGCATGAAAGCCGGCCTTCCGCCCGATGCTTACAAGCGCGGGGCGAAGGTCTACTGGTTCGAAGCGGAAGTGTTCGGGGAGGAGGAGTGA
- a CDS encoding prepilin-type N-terminal cleavage/methylation domain-containing protein: MHTRRGFTLIELLVVIAIIAILAAILFPVFARARAQARKTSCLSNLKQIGLAMTMYVTDSDGYLPYPSPKPSVEVSGRLPLSYIIYPYVKNQQIFRCPSDSDYYKTEYSSYQWLEIFEGQHVDYPVFFGIDLTDVPYLFDADSKFHGGDDSASPPDFKKNCLWLDGHAKFVPKIPSQLM; this comes from the coding sequence ATGCACACCCGCAGGGGTTTCACGCTTATTGAGCTTCTGGTGGTCATTGCCATCATCGCGATTCTGGCCGCCATACTCTTCCCTGTCTTCGCGCGGGCCAGGGCCCAGGCGCGCAAGACAAGCTGCCTGTCGAACCTCAAGCAGATCGGCCTGGCGATGACCATGTACGTCACCGATAGCGATGGCTATCTGCCCTACCCGTCACCCAAACCAAGCGTGGAAGTATCGGGGCGCCTGCCCCTGTCGTATATCATCTACCCGTACGTGAAGAACCAGCAGATCTTCCGCTGCCCCTCAGATAGCGACTACTACAAGACCGAATACTCCAGTTACCAATGGCTGGAGATCTTCGAAGGCCAGCATGTCGACTATCCCGTCTTCTTTGGCATCGACCTGACGGATGTGCCGTACCTCTTCGACGCCGACAGCAAGTTCCACGGCGGCGACGACTCGGCTAGTCCACCGGACTTCAAGAAAAACTGCCTGTGGCTTGACGGGCACGCGAAGTTCGTCCCCAAGATCCCTTCGCAATTGATGTAG
- a CDS encoding sugar phosphate isomerase/epimerase encodes MARVPIGLQLYSVREDCKNDLPGTLEKVAKMGYEGVEFAGYYDYSACDLRKMLDDNGLTCCGSHLGINAFLGDEFAKTAEFNAVLGNPYLICPGLPGEYTASRDAWKKTADLFDELSAKARLVNAWVGYHNHHTEFTALDGEMPWDTFFGNTPQDVVMQLDTGNALHGGADVTPFITRYPGRALTVHLKPYSTEAAKQGEHAGFRPLIGDDSVPWETIFNLSETIGGTRWYIVEYESDLYPPLEAVERTLKILKDMGK; translated from the coding sequence ATGGCCCGTGTACCCATTGGCCTGCAGCTCTACTCGGTCCGCGAGGACTGTAAGAATGACCTGCCCGGGACCCTCGAGAAGGTCGCAAAGATGGGCTACGAAGGCGTGGAGTTTGCCGGATACTATGACTACAGCGCCTGCGACCTGCGCAAGATGCTGGACGACAACGGCCTGACCTGCTGCGGCTCGCACCTGGGCATCAACGCGTTTCTGGGTGACGAGTTCGCGAAGACCGCCGAGTTCAACGCTGTTCTCGGCAACCCCTACCTGATCTGCCCCGGGCTGCCCGGCGAGTATACCGCCAGCCGCGATGCCTGGAAAAAAACCGCCGACCTCTTCGATGAGCTGTCGGCGAAGGCGCGCCTCGTGAACGCCTGGGTGGGCTACCACAATCATCATACCGAGTTCACAGCGCTGGACGGCGAGATGCCCTGGGACACGTTTTTCGGCAACACCCCGCAGGATGTTGTGATGCAGCTTGACACCGGCAATGCCTTGCACGGGGGTGCCGACGTGACCCCCTTCATCACCCGCTACCCGGGCCGCGCCCTGACTGTACACCTCAAGCCGTACTCCACCGAGGCCGCGAAACAGGGCGAACACGCGGGGTTCCGGCCGCTGATCGGCGACGACAGTGTGCCCTGGGAGACCATCTTCAACCTGTCGGAGACCATCGGGGGAACGCGCTGGTACATCGTGGAGTACGAAAGCGATCTGTATCCGCCACTGGAGGCCGTTGAGCGGACGCTGAAGATCCTGAAGGACATGGGCAAGTAG
- a CDS encoding M28 family peptidase: MRRIPHCRRWIAELGLLISLVVTACPTFGAGYVERAQRVDENRIFGWIEDFADLGSRVSGYPGNARAADMILAEFKRLGLETMVQEFDLPAPMDESAFLEVDGKRYELAGIWPNLVRTSQTARAGVTGPILYVGPGNLSDFNGKVVRDSIVIMDFNVGQNWINAPLLGAAAVIFVEPGLTTRGEAEVKFLQCPVDVPRFYLSGDDATEIIAAVQSRRTEGRLVSRMPWRSNVNRNIIGILPGSDPDLRQEAVIVQAYYDSISVVPAISPGAENATGIATLLELARVFSEDPPARSVVFLATSGHFQAAAGAREFVRMWGREPRKTSERQRAPRLREHNRELEALRADRERVLADIDAAIARSKEREAIAKAKGIALSRHERPLVNVGQLQLAPEMARVRAGRLQQEIARKENDIRIWKRLNEFDKISMFVSLDLSTQNTMFGVFQVGWYYNQSHLLRFYSPLGKQFTEYATRACDELGLVVDESFVDGVNPVKGREWHTFFPGKIGFDHEMAIRGGRPGIVFATVNDARSLVDTPLDTPDRVNRPNLLKQVRLLSCLLYDFLSDRTLEENALKRVNALKKMDELKDVKGTVLQFRRTESFVPNTPVPYSLVLIQGQYRMMMGMHTEVMTMANETSEFLLRGERAAGGTLEAYAFDPDSGQIRCAPDMGPDGDRKYPRDVYGRAGLKRPVVVFECVPTDVYDLVDERYFQTLQKVFVYDARDYSEPISFGYSLSQAAATAAEFPSYVEPCAVVYSQPTVDLQITMGMGLLGVRMVLINATPEHPEGIGFPAARTPRIPLTPIRVAADMWTLDEARMAKLRKNGIENERLRELHDLAKASLEKATKALSERRYDVAISAGRHAWGYESRAYPEVQKTAVDVVKGLLFYLAILLPFAYFGERLLLAGRNVILQIAGTVGVFIVVFFMIALVHPAFALTTAPPVILLSFIIMALAVLVIAIVTMKFNTELKAMKQQRGGVHEADVGRLSAATAAFALGIANMRRRKTRTALTAITLTLLTFTVLSFTSVKSYLRSNKIALSHAPAYPGIMLRDRAWLSLEEPTADIIANEFARNATVASRAWYTSADIEKELVIDLTLTNDPSKRYSVSCILGLTADEKKVMDVEEFTIAGKWIPPGARNVCLVPTSVAQGLGITADKLGSVSITVFGTDFRVIGLLDEAKMRKMADLDGEPMMPVNYALLRPEIIKELQRQAAQRSQLGTSSASSLLQEYKHFSPEKVIIMPYDRVLEFGGTLRSVAIRYNKGEDVAQQVESMMKRFALSLYAGIGDRTFLFSSVGMTSFSGVESLIIPILIAALIVLNTMLGSVYERSREIGIFSSLGLAPSHISMLFLAEAAVFANLGAIVGYLIGQTFARILYVTGNTGGLELNYSSMSAVAVTIVIVAVVLLSTLYPSRKAAEIASPGIERRWSLPEPVGDVMDVLLPFTVTGRDAFGVSAFLKEFFDEYVGYAGGEFLAEDVRLEPVDHDHTEDAGMTVKLRMWLAPYDLGVSQDFALECRPTGDSQIYEIHIRLTRLAGDITSWKKTNALFMSGIRKQFLIWRTVPHGEKLNYADRAEKILKGEWVEQRDLL; this comes from the coding sequence ATGAGACGCATCCCACATTGCAGGCGCTGGATAGCCGAACTCGGCCTGCTCATCTCGCTGGTGGTTACCGCGTGCCCCACATTCGGCGCCGGGTACGTCGAAAGAGCCCAGCGGGTCGATGAGAACCGCATCTTCGGTTGGATCGAAGATTTCGCGGATCTTGGCTCGCGGGTGTCCGGTTATCCCGGGAATGCCCGCGCCGCCGACATGATCCTGGCCGAGTTCAAGCGCCTGGGCCTCGAGACCATGGTCCAGGAGTTTGACCTGCCCGCGCCCATGGATGAGTCCGCTTTCCTGGAAGTCGACGGGAAGCGCTACGAACTGGCCGGCATTTGGCCGAACCTCGTGCGCACCAGCCAGACCGCGCGCGCCGGGGTGACTGGACCAATCCTCTATGTCGGTCCTGGCAACCTGTCCGACTTCAATGGCAAAGTCGTCAGAGACAGCATTGTCATCATGGACTTCAATGTCGGGCAGAACTGGATCAATGCGCCGCTGCTGGGAGCGGCGGCCGTGATTTTCGTGGAGCCGGGTCTCACCACGCGCGGCGAGGCCGAAGTCAAGTTCCTCCAGTGCCCCGTCGACGTGCCGCGTTTCTACCTGAGCGGAGACGACGCCACCGAGATCATCGCCGCAGTACAGTCCAGACGCACCGAGGGCCGATTGGTTTCCCGCATGCCCTGGCGTAGCAATGTGAACCGCAACATCATCGGCATCCTGCCGGGCTCCGACCCCGACCTGCGCCAGGAAGCCGTGATTGTGCAGGCCTATTATGACAGCATATCCGTGGTGCCGGCCATCTCACCCGGCGCCGAGAACGCCACCGGAATAGCCACCTTGCTGGAGCTGGCCCGGGTCTTCTCTGAGGACCCGCCCGCGCGCAGTGTGGTGTTTCTGGCGACCAGCGGGCATTTTCAGGCGGCAGCAGGAGCGCGGGAATTCGTTCGTATGTGGGGGCGCGAGCCGAGGAAAACGAGCGAACGCCAGCGCGCCCCACGATTACGGGAACACAATCGAGAGCTGGAGGCACTGCGCGCCGACCGCGAGCGTGTGCTGGCAGATATCGACGCCGCTATCGCGCGGTCGAAGGAGCGCGAGGCCATTGCAAAGGCCAAAGGCATCGCGCTAAGCCGCCACGAAAGGCCGCTGGTCAACGTCGGACAACTTCAGCTTGCCCCGGAGATGGCCAGGGTCCGGGCGGGACGTCTGCAGCAGGAGATCGCTCGCAAGGAGAACGACATCCGGATCTGGAAGCGACTGAACGAGTTCGATAAGATCAGCATGTTCGTCTCCCTCGACCTGAGCACCCAGAACACCATGTTCGGCGTGTTTCAGGTGGGCTGGTACTACAACCAGTCGCACCTGCTTCGGTTCTACTCGCCCCTCGGCAAGCAGTTCACGGAATACGCCACCCGCGCATGCGATGAACTGGGCTTGGTGGTGGATGAAAGCTTCGTGGACGGTGTGAATCCGGTGAAGGGCCGGGAATGGCACACCTTCTTCCCCGGAAAGATCGGCTTCGACCACGAGATGGCGATCCGCGGTGGACGTCCGGGCATTGTGTTCGCCACCGTGAACGATGCCAGGTCCCTGGTGGACACCCCGCTGGACACGCCCGACCGGGTGAACCGGCCGAATCTCTTGAAACAGGTGCGGCTGCTGTCCTGCCTGCTCTATGACTTCCTGAGCGATAGGACACTTGAGGAGAACGCCCTCAAGCGGGTCAACGCGCTCAAGAAAATGGATGAGCTGAAGGACGTGAAAGGCACCGTCCTGCAATTCCGCCGCACCGAGAGCTTCGTGCCCAACACCCCGGTTCCGTACTCGCTGGTGCTCATCCAGGGGCAGTATCGCATGATGATGGGCATGCACACCGAGGTCATGACCATGGCCAATGAGACCAGTGAGTTCCTGCTTCGCGGTGAGCGCGCCGCCGGCGGGACACTGGAAGCCTACGCATTCGACCCCGACAGCGGGCAGATCCGGTGCGCTCCCGACATGGGCCCGGATGGCGATCGCAAGTACCCGCGCGATGTGTACGGGCGCGCCGGTCTCAAGCGCCCTGTGGTTGTGTTCGAGTGCGTGCCCACCGACGTTTATGACCTGGTGGACGAGCGCTACTTCCAGACCCTGCAGAAAGTCTTCGTGTACGACGCGCGCGACTACAGCGAGCCGATCTCCTTCGGCTACTCGCTATCTCAGGCTGCGGCGACGGCAGCTGAGTTCCCGTCGTATGTCGAGCCCTGTGCCGTGGTCTACTCCCAACCCACCGTGGACTTGCAGATCACCATGGGCATGGGGCTTCTCGGCGTGCGAATGGTGCTGATCAACGCTACGCCCGAGCATCCTGAAGGCATCGGGTTCCCTGCGGCGCGCACTCCCCGCATTCCGCTCACCCCCATCCGAGTTGCGGCCGATATGTGGACGCTCGATGAAGCGCGCATGGCCAAGTTGCGCAAGAACGGGATTGAGAACGAGCGTCTCAGGGAACTGCATGACCTCGCGAAGGCATCGCTGGAGAAAGCGACCAAAGCCCTGAGCGAGCGCCGCTACGACGTGGCGATATCCGCCGGGCGACACGCATGGGGGTACGAGTCTCGGGCCTATCCCGAAGTGCAGAAGACTGCGGTGGACGTTGTGAAGGGCCTGCTGTTCTACTTGGCGATCCTGCTGCCATTCGCGTACTTTGGCGAGCGCCTGTTGCTTGCCGGGCGCAACGTGATCCTGCAGATCGCCGGAACGGTCGGGGTGTTCATCGTGGTCTTCTTCATGATCGCTCTGGTGCACCCGGCCTTCGCGCTCACCACGGCTCCACCCGTGATCCTGTTGTCCTTCATCATCATGGCGCTGGCCGTGCTGGTTATCGCCATCGTGACCATGAAGTTCAACACGGAACTCAAGGCCATGAAACAGCAGCGTGGCGGGGTGCATGAGGCCGACGTGGGACGGCTGTCGGCCGCCACCGCCGCCTTCGCCCTGGGTATCGCGAACATGCGGCGGCGCAAGACCCGGACGGCATTGACGGCCATTACCCTCACGCTCCTGACCTTCACGGTTCTGAGCTTCACGTCGGTGAAGTCATACCTGCGCTCCAATAAGATCGCCCTCTCCCATGCCCCAGCGTACCCGGGGATCATGCTGCGAGACCGCGCGTGGCTGTCTCTCGAGGAACCCACCGCCGACATCATCGCCAACGAGTTTGCGCGCAATGCAACGGTGGCGTCCCGCGCATGGTACACGTCGGCAGACATCGAAAAAGAGCTGGTCATCGACCTGACCCTCACCAATGACCCGTCCAAGCGTTACTCGGTCAGTTGCATCCTCGGCCTGACCGCTGATGAGAAGAAGGTCATGGACGTAGAGGAATTCACCATCGCCGGGAAATGGATCCCGCCTGGAGCGAGGAACGTCTGCCTCGTTCCCACGTCCGTAGCACAGGGCCTGGGCATCACCGCCGACAAGCTCGGCTCGGTGAGCATCACGGTTTTTGGCACGGACTTCCGGGTCATCGGCCTGCTCGACGAGGCGAAGATGCGCAAGATGGCGGACCTCGACGGCGAACCGATGATGCCGGTCAACTACGCGCTGCTGCGGCCGGAGATCATCAAGGAACTCCAGCGCCAGGCGGCCCAGCGTTCCCAGCTCGGCACCAGCAGCGCCTCATCCCTTCTCCAGGAGTACAAGCACTTCAGCCCCGAGAAGGTCATCATCATGCCGTATGACCGGGTGCTGGAGTTCGGCGGTACCCTGCGCTCCGTGGCCATTCGCTACAACAAAGGCGAAGATGTTGCCCAGCAGGTTGAAAGCATGATGAAGCGGTTCGCCCTCAGCCTTTACGCCGGGATTGGGGACCGCACATTCCTGTTCAGCTCCGTGGGCATGACCTCCTTCAGCGGCGTCGAAAGCCTGATCATCCCCATCCTCATCGCCGCGCTAATCGTCCTCAACACCATGCTCGGATCGGTCTATGAGCGTAGTCGGGAGATCGGAATCTTCAGCTCCCTGGGTCTGGCGCCCAGCCACATCTCAATGTTGTTCCTGGCCGAAGCGGCGGTGTTCGCGAACCTGGGGGCGATTGTCGGCTATCTCATCGGGCAGACCTTCGCCCGGATCTTGTACGTCACCGGCAATACCGGCGGCCTTGAGCTGAACTACTCGTCCATGTCGGCAGTTGCGGTGACGATAGTCATCGTGGCCGTAGTCCTGCTGTCCACTCTCTACCCCAGCCGGAAAGCCGCAGAGATCGCCTCACCGGGGATCGAACGGCGCTGGTCGTTGCCCGAACCGGTGGGCGACGTCATGGATGTACTGCTCCCATTCACAGTCACCGGCCGCGACGCTTTCGGCGTTTCCGCGTTCCTGAAGGAGTTCTTCGATGAATACGTGGGATACGCGGGCGGAGAGTTCCTGGCCGAAGACGTGCGGCTTGAGCCGGTGGACCATGACCACACCGAGGACGCCGGCATGACCGTGAAGCTGCGCATGTGGCTGGCCCCGTATGACCTGGGCGTGAGCCAGGACTTCGCGCTGGAGTGCCGCCCAACAGGCGACTCGCAGATCTATGAGATCCACATCCGCCTGACGCGGCTGGCCGGGGATATCACGTCATGGAAGAAGACCAATGCGCTGTTCATGTCGGGGATCCGCAAGCAGTTCCTGATCTGGCGCACTGTGCCGCACGGTGAGAAGCTGAATTACGCGGACCGCGCAGAGAAGATCCTGAAGGGCGAATGGGTGGAGCAGAGGGACCTGCTGTAA
- a CDS encoding PAS domain-containing sensor histidine kinase translates to MDLPRRSLEFRLLDQADKIRLVLVGLFLVTLYTLPRSAVAHFPIAATVITFYCLYVLFGHFVLNWHLIRREGRVHLMAALMVCVDVLFMSVFVWALGPDFNNLSLLLLLDVVFAAAFFSGFELPLVTGLVCGAMIALGASAPPEAHRLHAQAGMVGATVVVAWLAYAMAEVARHEKATSDRIVRFLTEGVMLITGNGEIAVVNPRIEHMFGVDGSKLVGLNIRDPANAAALEPLSCILEDIPTGPDESERTRARQLHIENPNPMDVETLIVPCAAPGTGQSAWVIVCKDITQVLTKVRVKEEGLAVITHELRGRLHSVRASSEVLIRMADHLTPQVRAEALRLLDSETRRLSRLIGRTLEAAAMEDGSDNMQFEDLCLNSLVREACGGLVSLAREKNQTITVETSPARPRVWADATRLDQVVCNLVENAVKFTPEGGRIQVTVSSDGDSARVSVADNGCGVEPEMREAIFEKFTHGESGAAGYVSGGLGLGLFLCREIVHKHGGEITCDSVRGRGSTFTFTLPLARAAEIAS, encoded by the coding sequence ATGGATCTACCTCGCAGGAGCCTGGAGTTTCGGCTACTGGACCAGGCAGACAAGATCCGGCTTGTCCTTGTTGGACTATTCCTCGTCACCCTCTACACACTGCCCCGTTCCGCGGTAGCCCACTTCCCCATTGCCGCAACCGTAATCACCTTCTACTGCCTTTACGTCCTTTTCGGACACTTCGTGCTCAACTGGCATCTGATCCGGCGCGAGGGCCGCGTACATCTCATGGCAGCGCTGATGGTGTGCGTGGACGTCCTGTTCATGAGCGTCTTCGTCTGGGCCCTGGGGCCGGACTTCAACAACCTTTCGCTGCTCCTGTTGCTGGATGTCGTCTTCGCCGCAGCGTTCTTCAGTGGGTTCGAGCTTCCGCTGGTAACCGGGCTGGTATGCGGCGCGATGATCGCGCTGGGCGCGTCTGCGCCGCCGGAAGCCCACCGCCTCCACGCACAGGCCGGGATGGTGGGCGCTACGGTCGTGGTGGCTTGGCTTGCATATGCGATGGCCGAAGTCGCTCGACACGAGAAGGCCACCAGCGACCGCATTGTTCGGTTCCTCACGGAGGGCGTCATGCTCATTACGGGCAATGGCGAGATTGCGGTGGTGAACCCACGAATTGAGCACATGTTCGGCGTCGATGGGTCGAAGCTGGTGGGGCTGAACATACGGGACCCGGCCAATGCCGCCGCCCTGGAGCCGCTGTCTTGCATCCTCGAGGATATCCCGACCGGACCGGATGAGTCGGAGCGAACACGTGCCCGACAGTTGCACATTGAGAACCCCAACCCCATGGACGTTGAGACACTCATCGTGCCCTGCGCCGCTCCTGGCACGGGACAGTCGGCTTGGGTGATCGTCTGCAAGGACATCACTCAGGTGCTCACTAAAGTTCGGGTCAAAGAGGAGGGCCTGGCGGTCATCACCCACGAACTACGCGGGCGGCTCCACAGTGTGCGAGCCAGTTCAGAGGTACTGATCCGCATGGCCGACCACCTCACGCCGCAGGTCAGGGCCGAGGCGCTCCGCCTCCTGGACAGCGAGACAAGGCGCCTCAGCCGGCTCATCGGCCGCACCCTCGAAGCAGCCGCGATGGAAGACGGTTCGGACAATATGCAGTTCGAAGACCTCTGCCTGAACTCCCTGGTGAGGGAGGCTTGCGGCGGGCTGGTATCCCTCGCCAGAGAGAAGAATCAGACCATCACTGTAGAGACGTCCCCAGCAAGACCGCGCGTCTGGGCAGACGCAACACGCCTGGACCAGGTGGTCTGCAATCTGGTGGAGAATGCAGTGAAGTTCACCCCCGAGGGCGGCAGGATCCAGGTCACGGTGTCTTCGGACGGTGACTCAGCCAGGGTCTCGGTGGCCGACAACGGCTGTGGGGTGGAGCCGGAAATGCGGGAGGCGATATTCGAAAAGTTCACACACGGGGAGTCCGGCGCAGCGGGTTATGTCTCAGGCGGTCTCGGCTTGGGGCTCTTCCTGTGCCGGGAGATCGTCCACAAACATGGAGGCGAAATCACCTGCGACAGCGTGCGTGGGCGCGGCTCAACCTTCACCTTCACGCTGCCCCTGGCACGGGCAGCAGAAATCGCCAGTTGA